In one Conger conger chromosome 5, fConCon1.1, whole genome shotgun sequence genomic region, the following are encoded:
- the smpdl3a gene encoding acid sphingomyelinase-like phosphodiesterase 3a yields MALQLVLYLLGLLGSLLVSTAPIENWQQSIQVPGSGRFWHISDLHLDPTYHITEDRTKVCFSSQGSPALNPGLFGDYLCDSPYELIQSAFRFMREEDPNPDFMIWTGDSPPHVPAEKLSTDLVIRIISNMTHTIREFFPDLPVYPALGNHDYWPQDQLPIATNEIYQAVAKLWEPWLQPESLTTLRKGGFYSQVIRPNLRLVSLNTNLYYSPNKVTVNMTDPAGQFEWLVDTLDTCRQSDEKAYIIAHVPIGYLPYALETTAMREVYNERLVEIFRKYSDVVAGHFYGHTHRDSIMVLLDHEGQPVNSLFVTPAVTPFRHESEPSSNNPGLRMYYYNPHDYSLLDIWQYYMNLTEANLEKKPDWKLEYIMTKDFNIVDIQPKSLYGLAESFRAPQSETFKKYFNHFMVRYNDSIVCKGICKMEQVCSALSLDHESYLHCILKWN; encoded by the exons ATGGCACTGCAGCTGGTTTTGTACTTACTGGGACTGCTTGGAAGTCTGTTGGTTTCAACTGCCCCGATCGAGAATTGGCAACAAAGCATTCAAGTGCCTGGTTCAG GCAGGTTCTGGCACATCTCAGATCTGCATCTGGACCCGACCTATCACATCACAGAGGACCGCACCAAAGTGTGCTTCTCCTCCCAGGGCTCCCCGGCCCTGAACCCTGGCCTGTTTGGCGACTACCTGTGCGATTCCCCGTACGAACTCATTCAGTCAGCCTTTCGCTTCATGAGAGAAGAGGACCCAAATCCTGACTTCATGATATGGACAGG agaCAGCCCTCCACACGTCCCAGCGGAGAAGCTGTCTACAGACTTAGTGATCAGAATTATCAGCAATATGACTCACACCATCCGGGAGTTCTTCCCAGATCTCCCCGTCTACCCTGCTCTCGGGAACCATGATTATTGGCCACAG GATCAACTTCCGATAGCCACGAATGAGATATACCAGGCTGTGGCTAAACTCTGGGAGCCCTGGCTACAACCAGAATCCCTCACAACACTAAGAAAAG GCGGGTTCTATTCGCAAGTGATACGTCCAAATTTGCGGCTCGTCAGCTTGAACACGAACCTGTACTACAGTCCAAACAAAGTGACAGTCAACATGACCGACCCGGCAGGACAGTTTGAATGGCTGGTGGACACTCTGGATACATGTCGACAGAGTGACGAGAAG GCTTACATCATAGCTCATGTTCCCATTGGTTACTTGCCCTATGCCCTTGAGACAACTGCAATGAGAGAAGTCTACAATGAAAGGCTGGTGGAGATATTTCGCAAATACAGTGATGTGGTTGCCGGGCACTTCTATGGTCACACCCACAGGGACAGCATTATGGTGCTATTGGATCATGAAG GCCAACCTGTTAATTCACTGTTTGTCACACCGGCCGTGACTCCATTCAGACATGAGAGTGAACCTTCCTCAAACAACCCAGGTCTTCGGATGTATTACTATAACCCTCACGATTACAGTTTACTG GATATTTGGCAGTACTACATGAATCTCACTGAAGCAAACTTGGAAAAGAAACCGGACTGGAAGCTTGAATATATAATGACCAAAGACTTCAACATTGTAGACATTCAGCCAAAGAGCTTGTATGGACTTGCAGAAAGTTTCAGGGCACCCCAAAGTGAGACATTTAAGAAGTACTTTAATCATTTTATGGTAAGGTACAATGACTCAATTGTTTGCAAGGGAATTTGCAAAATGGAACAAGTATGTTCTGCACTGTCCTTGGACCATGAATCCTATTTGCATTGCATCTTAAAATGGAATTAA